From a region of the Malania oleifera isolate guangnan ecotype guangnan chromosome 12, ASM2987363v1, whole genome shotgun sequence genome:
- the LOC131143698 gene encoding transcription factor bHLH30-like — MASFSWNSNPSCGLDFSNIHDLSVRNTGGFYENSIDGSSLSHAQSLVIDSEKGELVTAPVKLAKKGPSEAKVVAALKSHSEAERRRRQRINAHLTSLRGLVPCTDKMDKATLLAEVISEVKELKKKATEASKDLLIPMDTDEVRVEPHDDETKDGRFSFKASLCCDYRPELLSDLRQALDALHLNMVKAEISTLGCRVKNVFVFTGCKDGKGDNAEACQLLASSVHQALGSVLHKGSAPAEFSPRTTLPNKRRKVSLLDSSSSSS; from the exons ATGGCTTCTTTCTCTTGGAACTCAAACCCTTCCTGCGGATTAGATTTTTCGAACATTCATGATCTGTCTGTGCGCAATACCGGAGGATTCTATGAAAATTCTATAGACGGGTCGTCGTTATCTCACGCGCAGTCGCTCGTCATAGATAGCGAGAAGGGAGAACTCGTGACGGCTCCGGTGAAGCTGGCGAAGAAAGGGCCGTCGGAGGCGAAGGTTGTCGCTGCTTTGAAGAGCCACAGCGAGGCCGAGCGGCGGCGCAGACAGAGGATTAATGCGCATCTCACTTCGCTTCGTGGCCTTGTGCCTTGTACAGATAAG ATGGACAAAGCAACATTGCTTGCTGAAGTTATCAGTGAAGTCAAAGAACTGAAGAAAAAAGcgacagaagccagtaaagatTTGCTCATACCAATGGACACCGATGAAGTGAGAGTTGAACCACATGATGATGAAACAAAAGACGGAAGGTTTTCTTTCAAGGCATCTCTGTGCTGCGACTACCGACCTGAGCTTCTATCGGATCTAAGGCAAGCCTTAGATGCCCTTCATCTAAACATGGTGAAGGCAGAAATCTCGACCTTGGGATGTCGAGTGAAAAATGTATTTGTTTTTACTGGCTGCAAAGATGGGAAAGGTGACAATGCTGAGGCATGCCAGCTTCTTGCTAGTTCTGTTCACCAGGCCTTGGGCTCTGTCCTGCACAAGGGTTCTGCCCCAGCAGAATTCTCACCAAGAACAACTCTACCAAATAAGAGGAGGAAGGTTTCTCTCCTAGACTCATCCAGCTCATCTTCATGA